Proteins encoded within one genomic window of Saccharopolyspora pogona:
- a CDS encoding alcohol dehydrogenase catalytic domain-containing protein, with product MKIRGAVLQECGWPGPWEQSRPLAVTELDLDEPGPGELLVQLEAAGVCHSDLSVVDGTRVRPVPMLLGHEACGRVTAVGAGVNDIAAGQRVVMYFVPRCEECDACRAGGKALCSPGWAANGAGTLLSGARRLNWDGREVHHHCGVSGFATHAVVDRHSVVPIADDVPPEIGALLGCAVLTGGGAVKNAARIEPGEDVTVVGVGGVGMAAVLVALACGAGSVTVVDPLAGKRSRGLELGATKALTPEEAVESGHRTPMVVEASGNAKAFETAVSVTAPAGRTVSVGLASPEARSSISPLLLVSETRTIIGSFLGSGLPSRDIPEYADLWRAGKLPVDQLVSGTIDLDDINHAMDELASGRAMRQVIRF from the coding sequence ATGAAGATCAGGGGTGCGGTGCTGCAGGAATGCGGCTGGCCAGGACCTTGGGAGCAGTCCCGGCCGCTTGCCGTCACCGAACTCGACCTCGACGAGCCCGGGCCCGGCGAACTGCTCGTGCAGCTGGAGGCCGCCGGGGTCTGCCACTCCGATCTGTCCGTTGTGGACGGAACCCGGGTGCGCCCGGTGCCGATGCTGCTCGGGCACGAAGCCTGCGGCCGGGTCACCGCGGTCGGCGCTGGGGTCAACGATATCGCTGCTGGTCAGCGGGTCGTCATGTACTTCGTGCCCCGGTGCGAGGAATGCGACGCGTGCCGCGCGGGCGGGAAGGCGCTGTGCTCGCCGGGTTGGGCGGCCAACGGCGCGGGCACGCTGCTCTCCGGGGCTCGCCGCCTGAACTGGGACGGCCGTGAGGTGCACCACCACTGCGGCGTTTCCGGATTCGCCACGCACGCCGTGGTCGACCGCCACTCCGTGGTGCCGATCGCCGACGACGTGCCGCCGGAGATCGGCGCGTTGCTCGGGTGCGCGGTGCTCACCGGTGGCGGCGCGGTGAAGAACGCCGCCCGGATCGAGCCCGGCGAGGACGTCACGGTGGTGGGCGTCGGCGGGGTCGGCATGGCCGCGGTGCTCGTGGCGCTGGCCTGCGGCGCCGGGAGCGTGACCGTTGTGGATCCGTTGGCGGGCAAGCGCTCTCGCGGTCTCGAACTCGGCGCGACGAAGGCGTTGACACCGGAGGAGGCCGTCGAGTCCGGGCACCGGACGCCCATGGTGGTGGAGGCGAGCGGCAACGCGAAGGCGTTCGAGACGGCGGTTTCGGTGACCGCGCCCGCCGGCCGGACGGTCTCGGTCGGCCTGGCCTCGCCGGAGGCGCGCAGCAGTATCTCGCCGTTGCTGCTGGTCAGCGAAACGCGCACGATCATCGGCTCGTTCCTGGGCTCCGGCCTGCCCTCGCGGGACATACCGGAGTACGCGGACCTCTGGCGGGCGGGCAAGCTGCCGGTCGACCAGCTGGTCTCGGGCACCATCGACCTGGACGACATCAACCACGCGATGGACGAGCTCGCCTCAGGCCGAGCCATGCGCCAGGTCATCCGCTTCTGA
- a CDS encoding thiamine-binding protein, with protein sequence MILRAEFTTEPFEGEGEPPAHAVAARDCLRAAGLEPEFGPLGTSISGEREALLPALAAVLETVLDTGANRITLQVTVGDADEDQV encoded by the coding sequence ATGATCTTGCGAGCCGAGTTCACCACCGAGCCCTTCGAGGGAGAAGGCGAGCCGCCGGCGCACGCCGTGGCCGCCCGCGACTGCCTCCGCGCCGCCGGGCTGGAGCCCGAATTCGGCCCGCTGGGCACCTCGATCAGCGGCGAGCGCGAGGCGCTGCTGCCCGCGCTGGCCGCCGTGCTGGAGACCGTGCTGGACACCGGAGCGAACCGGATCACCCTGCAGGTGACCGTCGGCGATGCCGACGAGGACCAGGTTTAG
- a CDS encoding nuclear transport factor 2 family protein, translating to MTFRKTVDNFLQALVGGDPDAIAALFAEAVDWKIAGSPAVPWIRHCTTRADVAEFFRTMLGGFVPEGRAANIGHILVEGPHAVILGEISQVIKANGRAFTTPFALHLTGENGLITRYHIYEDSLTVAEAAA from the coding sequence ATGACCTTCAGGAAAACCGTCGACAACTTCCTGCAGGCCCTGGTCGGCGGCGACCCGGACGCCATCGCCGCGCTGTTCGCGGAGGCAGTCGACTGGAAGATCGCCGGATCGCCTGCGGTGCCGTGGATCCGGCACTGCACGACCCGCGCGGACGTCGCCGAGTTCTTCCGCACGATGCTGGGCGGTTTCGTCCCGGAGGGGCGCGCGGCGAACATCGGCCACATCCTCGTCGAGGGGCCGCACGCAGTGATCCTCGGCGAGATCTCGCAGGTCATCAAGGCCAACGGCCGCGCCTTCACCACCCCGTTCGCCCTGCACCTGACGGGCGAGAACGGCCTGATCACCCGCTACCACATCTACGAGGACAGCCTCACCGTCGCCGAAGCCGCCGCTTGA
- a CDS encoding transposase family protein, with translation MKTQSSPAEGTEPIVYQAQLPVSRATIDYLASLITTHCRKIRSRWRKVTPGTQAIIVLAVLRHDQRLLDMAGGNRVSASTIRRWVLEVIDLLAARAPRLDRVLSKVARGGGEVVLLDGTLVRTQRRTGKNNRRNYSGKHKAHGLLFLALTDHKGNLLWFSAAKPGRASEVTTARHNNITTALRDAELGAMCDLGFTGLEDDPDEPVIIIGRRAARAHPLTDAQKQANQLVARERATCEHGFADLKNWRILTRLRMHAANATRLLRALLVLTNLEITR, from the coding sequence GTGAAAACCCAATCCAGCCCCGCCGAGGGCACCGAACCCATTGTGTACCAAGCCCAACTTCCCGTGTCGAGGGCCACGATCGACTACCTCGCCTCGCTGATCACCACGCACTGCAGGAAAATCCGCTCTCGCTGGCGCAAGGTGACCCCTGGTACGCAGGCGATCATCGTGCTCGCGGTGCTGCGTCACGACCAGCGGCTGCTGGACATGGCCGGCGGCAACAGGGTGTCGGCCTCGACGATCCGCCGCTGGGTGCTGGAGGTCATCGACCTGCTGGCCGCCCGTGCCCCGCGCCTGGACCGCGTCCTGAGCAAAGTGGCCCGCGGCGGGGGTGAGGTCGTGCTGCTGGATGGCACCCTGGTGCGCACCCAGCGCCGCACCGGCAAGAACAACCGGCGCAACTACAGCGGCAAACACAAAGCCCACGGCCTGCTGTTTCTCGCCCTCACCGACCACAAAGGCAACCTGTTGTGGTTCTCTGCGGCCAAACCAGGGCGGGCCTCGGAAGTCACCACCGCCCGCCACAACAACATCACCACCGCACTCCGGGACGCCGAACTCGGCGCGATGTGCGACCTCGGATTCACCGGACTGGAAGACGACCCCGACGAACCCGTGATCATCATCGGCCGCCGCGCCGCCCGCGCCCACCCGCTCACCGACGCCCAGAAACAAGCCAACCAACTCGTTGCCCGCGAACGCGCCACCTGCGAACACGGCTTCGCCGACCTCAAAAACTGGCGCATCCTCACCCGCCTACGCATGCACGCAGCCAACGCCACCCGCCTACTACGGGCCCTGCTGGTGCTGACCAACCTCGAAATCACCCGCTGA
- a CDS encoding S8 family serine peptidase: protein MRHLTWESGALCVSATDGDELHSTYSNLALKLDTKAVSAPGGSSSKGCDDDVWSTVPRGAGSAKCGQADYDAFAGTSMAAPQVAGVATLLGGQGRDADGIEKALISGGTSLVGLRGVFKPVYGFGVVDAAAAVEQPL from the coding sequence GTGCGCCACCTCACCTGGGAATCGGGTGCGTTGTGCGTCTCCGCGACGGACGGCGACGAGCTCCACTCCACGTACTCCAACCTCGCCCTGAAGCTGGACACCAAGGCCGTGTCGGCACCAGGCGGTTCGTCCTCGAAGGGCTGCGACGACGACGTGTGGTCGACGGTGCCGCGCGGCGCAGGTTCGGCGAAGTGCGGGCAGGCCGACTACGACGCCTTCGCCGGAACTTCGATGGCCGCCCCGCAGGTCGCAGGGGTCGCGACGCTGCTCGGCGGGCAGGGCCGCGACGCCGACGGCATCGAGAAGGCGCTGATCTCCGGCGGCACGTCGCTGGTGGGGCTTCGCGGGGTCTTCAAGCCGGTCTACGGCTTCGGCGTCGTCGACGCCGCCGCAGCTGTCGAGCAACCGCTGTGA
- a CDS encoding serine/threonine-protein kinase, whose product MLIDSLSSYYYGEPDQGWGPSEAPLAPGEALAPGYRVVGHLRRGSRLDVYDVWSEERSCRCIAKTVRPERAADERAVSWLRNEGVLLTQFAHPHLVRGYEIVQAERPLRPVVITETLPGHTLGFLIEEFGRLRPIDTAVLGIQLCSVLGYLHRRGWVHLDVKPSNVVEVGGRAVLLDLSLACRIGERSSAGTFDYLSPEQAGGGEMTPAADTWGLGTTLYEALSGTTPWAEVSHRQRSSNGTRYYPQRDTTAAPLRTHRRLPAALSRTVDSCLSPDPKSRPAVAEVADQLIAWSGMNPETIDA is encoded by the coding sequence GTGCTGATCGATTCGTTGAGCTCCTACTACTACGGCGAACCGGACCAGGGCTGGGGACCGTCCGAAGCGCCGCTCGCGCCGGGCGAAGCACTCGCGCCCGGTTACCGGGTCGTGGGCCACTTGCGCCGCGGCAGCCGGCTCGATGTCTACGACGTTTGGAGCGAGGAGCGTTCCTGCCGCTGCATCGCCAAGACCGTCCGGCCGGAGCGCGCCGCGGACGAGCGCGCCGTGAGTTGGTTGCGCAACGAAGGCGTGCTGCTGACCCAGTTCGCGCATCCGCACCTGGTTCGCGGCTACGAGATCGTGCAGGCGGAGCGGCCGCTGCGTCCGGTGGTGATCACCGAGACGCTCCCCGGCCACACGCTGGGTTTCCTGATCGAGGAATTCGGTCGGCTGCGGCCGATCGACACCGCGGTGCTGGGCATCCAGCTGTGCTCGGTGCTCGGTTACCTGCACCGCCGCGGCTGGGTACACCTCGACGTGAAACCGTCCAATGTGGTCGAGGTCGGCGGGCGTGCGGTGCTGCTCGATCTGAGCCTGGCCTGCCGGATCGGCGAGCGCAGCTCGGCCGGGACGTTCGACTACCTCTCCCCGGAGCAGGCCGGTGGCGGCGAGATGACCCCGGCGGCCGACACCTGGGGCTTGGGCACCACGCTGTACGAGGCCCTTTCCGGCACCACGCCGTGGGCGGAGGTGTCGCACCGGCAGCGCAGCAGCAACGGCACCCGCTACTACCCGCAGCGGGACACCACCGCCGCGCCGCTGCGCACCCACCGCCGCCTGCCCGCGGCGCTGTCCCGAACGGTCGACTCGTGCCTCAGCCCGGACCCGAAGTCCCGCCCGGCGGTCGCCGAGGTCGCGGACCAGCTGATCGCCTGGTCCGGCATGAATCCGGAAACCATCGACGCCTGA
- a CDS encoding helix-turn-helix domain-containing protein, whose protein sequence is MHPLANAIAPLLEHVGGTAVPADEREPGDIVLYWEGAPAVAVRLPGEELTSALDRIIRAVEGELGGRLPDLPRADKQRAVRLLEERGAFSMRKSVETVAKALGVSRFTVYNYLNREQADRS, encoded by the coding sequence GTGCATCCGCTCGCCAACGCGATCGCCCCGCTGCTGGAGCACGTCGGCGGTACCGCCGTGCCTGCCGACGAGCGCGAGCCCGGCGACATCGTCCTGTACTGGGAAGGCGCCCCGGCGGTCGCCGTCCGACTGCCCGGCGAAGAGCTGACCAGCGCCCTCGACCGGATCATCCGGGCCGTCGAGGGCGAACTCGGCGGACGCCTGCCGGACCTGCCGCGCGCGGACAAGCAGCGCGCCGTCCGGCTGCTCGAAGAGCGCGGCGCGTTCTCGATGCGCAAGTCCGTCGAGACGGTGGCCAAGGCGCTCGGCGTCAGCCGCTTCACTGTCTACAACTACCTCAACCGCGAGCAGGCCGACCGTAGCTGA
- the uraH gene encoding hydroxyisourate hydrolase — protein MSAVTTHVLDAAQGAPAAGVAIRLEAAKGPEDPLAGSSIDTAWSSIASGRTDDDGRIKDLGPDRLDAGDYRLTFETGEYFERQGVATFYPQVQITFRIADPEQHYHVPLLLSPFAFSTYRGS, from the coding sequence ATGAGTGCCGTCACCACCCACGTGCTGGACGCCGCGCAGGGCGCCCCCGCCGCCGGGGTCGCGATCCGGCTGGAGGCCGCCAAAGGTCCCGAAGACCCGCTTGCGGGGTCGAGCATCGACACTGCCTGGAGCTCGATCGCCTCCGGCCGCACCGATGACGACGGCCGGATCAAAGATCTGGGCCCGGACCGGCTGGACGCCGGAGACTACCGGCTCACCTTCGAGACCGGCGAGTACTTCGAGCGCCAAGGCGTCGCGACCTTCTACCCGCAGGTGCAGATCACCTTCCGGATCGCCGACCCCGAGCAGCACTACCACGTTCCGCTGCTGCTGAGCCCGTTCGCCTTTTCCACTTACCGAGGGAGCTGA
- a CDS encoding hydroxypyruvate isomerase family protein — protein sequence MNPNRYDVNLSILFTELDVLDRPAAAKAAGFDKVEFWWPFAVAVPTDREVDRFVQAISDAGVSLVGLNFFAGDMPAGERGVLSNPDRTGEFADNVDVAVGIGERLGCRAFNALYGNRIDGVDAQAQDDVAAESLVRAAKGTARIGGTVLIEPVSGTPAYPLKTAADALAVIDRGHHQGGVDNLRLLFDLYHLTVNGDDPDAVIDRHARSIGHVQIADAPGRNEPGTGEIDFEHYFDKLDSAGYTGHIGLEYKPGGASADSFGWIKR from the coding sequence ATGAATCCGAACCGCTACGACGTCAACCTCTCGATCCTGTTCACCGAACTGGACGTGCTGGACCGTCCCGCCGCGGCGAAGGCCGCCGGATTCGACAAGGTGGAGTTCTGGTGGCCGTTCGCGGTCGCGGTGCCCACCGACCGCGAGGTGGACCGGTTCGTGCAGGCGATCTCCGATGCCGGGGTTTCGCTGGTGGGCCTGAACTTCTTCGCCGGTGACATGCCCGCGGGGGAGCGCGGCGTGCTGTCGAACCCGGACCGGACCGGCGAGTTCGCCGACAACGTCGACGTCGCCGTGGGCATCGGCGAGCGGCTGGGCTGCCGTGCGTTCAACGCGCTGTACGGCAACCGGATCGACGGTGTCGACGCGCAGGCGCAGGACGACGTGGCCGCCGAGAGCCTGGTCCGCGCCGCGAAGGGCACTGCCCGGATCGGCGGCACGGTGCTCATCGAGCCGGTCAGCGGTACGCCCGCGTACCCGCTGAAGACCGCCGCCGACGCGCTCGCGGTGATCGACCGTGGGCACCACCAGGGCGGCGTGGACAACCTGCGGTTGCTGTTCGACCTGTACCACCTGACGGTCAACGGCGACGACCCGGACGCGGTGATCGACCGGCACGCCCGGAGCATCGGGCACGTGCAGATCGCCGACGCGCCGGGCCGCAACGAGCCGGGCACCGGCGAGATCGACTTCGAGCACTACTTCGACAAGCTCGACTCGGCGGGCTACACCGGCCACATCGGACTGGAGTACAAGCCGGGCGGGGCCAGCGCCGACAGCTTCGGCTGGATCAAGCGCTGA
- the uraD gene encoding 2-oxo-4-hydroxy-4-carboxy-5-ureidoimidazoline decarboxylase — MPTTTETDRLNGLPRAELVQQLLACLDIPRWAADIADRRPFADVTAVYQASDAAAPELTPEEINGALAAHPRIGERATGEGTSAKFSRNEQSGVGGGDAELARALREGNEAYEQRFGHVYLVCASGRSGAELLAILHSRLDNEPEAELRIVADELRKIARLRLAKVIEG; from the coding sequence ATGCCAACAACCACCGAAACGGACCGGCTGAACGGCCTCCCCCGAGCGGAACTCGTTCAGCAGCTGCTCGCCTGCCTGGACATCCCCCGCTGGGCCGCCGACATCGCCGACCGGCGCCCGTTCGCCGACGTCACCGCCGTCTACCAGGCCTCCGACGCCGCCGCACCGGAGCTGACCCCCGAGGAGATCAACGGCGCGCTCGCGGCACACCCCCGAATCGGCGAGCGCGCCACCGGCGAGGGCACCTCGGCCAAGTTCTCGCGCAACGAGCAGTCCGGGGTCGGCGGCGGCGACGCCGAGCTGGCCCGCGCGCTGCGCGAGGGCAACGAGGCCTACGAACAGCGGTTCGGGCACGTGTACCTGGTCTGCGCCAGCGGCCGCAGCGGTGCGGAGCTGCTGGCGATCCTGCACTCCCGACTGGACAACGAGCCGGAAGCAGAGCTGCGGATCGTCGCCGACGAACTCCGCAAGATCGCACGTCTGAGATTGGCAAAGGTGATCGAAGGATGA
- a CDS encoding Rossmann-fold NAD(P)-binding domain-containing protein, with product MSYAFAEHLREPGITVNVAYPGHAYTAMNKNLTIGAYPPAASAVAEAFDAGSLRRAGGRQGRRLPAFASPPTQAAAHGVYFNSKARRAPRPASVRNRRNRDAISALCRKLSQIDG from the coding sequence GTGAGCTACGCCTTCGCCGAGCACCTGCGGGAGCCCGGGATCACGGTCAACGTCGCGTATCCTGGACACGCCTACACGGCCATGAACAAGAACCTCACGATAGGCGCGTATCCGCCGGCGGCTAGTGCCGTTGCTGAGGCTTTTGATGCCGGTTCTCTTCGGCGGGCAGGCGGTCGGCAGGGGCGGCGGCTTCCAGCATTCGCCTCGCCTCCGACCCAGGCTGCAGCGCACGGCGTGTACTTCAACAGCAAGGCCCGGCGCGCCCCGCGGCCGGCCAGCGTCCGAAACCGGCGCAACCGGGACGCGATCTCGGCCCTGTGCCGGAAGCTCAGCCAGATCGACGGTTGA
- the gcl gene encoding glyoxylate carboligase → MPKVPVMQAVVDVLKSEGVDITFGCPGAAILPLYAAMEDSGIKHLIVRHEEGATHMADGWARTNGNVGVAIGTSGPAGTNMITGLYTAQADSIPILCITGQAVSTKLHQEAFQAVDIVDIAKPVTKWAVQVKEAAQAPWIFREAFRTARSGRPGPVLIDLPLDVQKQEIEWDPELDAPLPIPRVEPHQPRVERALDMLLEAERPLILAGGGVILGEAYEQVRELAELLGVPVQITLMGKGSFPEDHELFAGMTGIQTSQRYGNQSFLESDLVLALGARFGDRHTGALDVYRGERKFIHVDIEPTQIGRVFGPDLGIVSDTRLFLDALLEAARKRGATKDYSAWVERVGVLKQTLTRPDDYDTVPIKAPRVYREINEIFPPEAYFVTAIGLYQIWGGQFQTAHRPRHYQVCGQAGPLGWEIPAAIGVKSAEPAAEVVAVVGDYSFQFLVEELAVAAQYDLPFVIIMLNNEYLGLIRQAEGDAFGMKTEVDIHYDEYGTDNVKIMEAYGCSGRRVFEPGDLAETIEWARKEAVATSRPVLVEVMIEREANTARGIRIDAMTEPEPVPNA, encoded by the coding sequence ATGCCCAAAGTTCCTGTCATGCAGGCCGTCGTCGACGTGCTCAAGTCCGAGGGTGTCGACATCACCTTCGGTTGCCCCGGTGCGGCCATCCTCCCGCTGTACGCGGCGATGGAGGACAGCGGCATCAAGCACCTGATCGTGCGCCACGAAGAGGGCGCGACCCACATGGCCGACGGTTGGGCCCGTACCAACGGCAACGTCGGAGTGGCCATCGGCACCTCGGGTCCGGCGGGAACGAACATGATCACCGGCCTCTACACCGCGCAGGCCGACTCCATCCCGATCCTGTGCATTACCGGCCAGGCGGTGTCCACCAAGCTGCACCAGGAGGCGTTCCAAGCGGTCGACATCGTCGACATCGCCAAGCCGGTCACGAAGTGGGCGGTGCAGGTCAAGGAGGCCGCGCAGGCGCCGTGGATCTTCCGCGAGGCGTTCCGCACCGCGCGCTCCGGCCGCCCCGGCCCGGTGCTGATCGACCTGCCGCTGGACGTGCAGAAGCAGGAGATCGAGTGGGATCCCGAGCTGGACGCCCCGCTGCCGATCCCGCGCGTCGAGCCGCACCAGCCGCGGGTGGAGCGCGCGCTGGACATGCTGCTGGAGGCCGAGCGGCCGCTGATCCTGGCCGGTGGCGGCGTGATCCTCGGCGAGGCCTACGAGCAGGTGCGGGAGCTGGCGGAACTGCTGGGGGTCCCGGTGCAGATCACGTTGATGGGCAAGGGTTCCTTCCCGGAGGACCACGAGCTGTTCGCCGGCATGACCGGCATCCAGACCAGCCAGCGCTACGGCAACCAGTCGTTCCTGGAGTCCGACCTGGTGCTGGCGTTGGGCGCCCGCTTCGGCGACCGGCACACCGGCGCGCTGGACGTCTACCGCGGTGAGCGCAAGTTCATCCACGTCGACATCGAGCCGACCCAGATCGGCAGGGTCTTCGGCCCCGACCTGGGCATCGTCTCCGACACCCGGCTGTTCCTGGACGCCCTGCTGGAAGCCGCCCGCAAGCGCGGGGCGACCAAGGACTACTCGGCGTGGGTCGAGCGGGTCGGCGTGCTCAAGCAGACGCTGACCAGGCCCGACGACTACGACACCGTGCCGATCAAGGCGCCGCGGGTGTACCGGGAGATCAACGAGATCTTCCCGCCGGAGGCGTACTTCGTCACCGCGATCGGGCTCTACCAGATCTGGGGCGGGCAGTTCCAGACCGCGCACCGCCCGCGGCACTACCAGGTGTGCGGCCAGGCCGGCCCGCTCGGCTGGGAGATCCCCGCCGCGATCGGTGTGAAGTCGGCCGAGCCGGCCGCGGAGGTCGTCGCGGTCGTCGGCGACTACTCCTTCCAGTTCCTGGTCGAGGAGCTGGCGGTGGCCGCCCAGTACGACCTGCCGTTCGTGATCATCATGCTGAACAACGAGTACCTGGGCCTGATCCGCCAGGCCGAGGGCGACGCGTTCGGGATGAAGACCGAGGTGGACATCCACTACGACGAGTACGGCACCGACAACGTCAAGATCATGGAGGCCTACGGCTGCTCGGGCCGCCGGGTGTTCGAGCCCGGGGACCTCGCCGAGACCATCGAGTGGGCCCGCAAGGAGGCTGTCGCCACCAGCCGCCCGGTCCTGGTCGAGGTGATGATCGAGCGGGAGGCCAACACGGCCCGCGGCATCCGCATCGACGCCATGACCGAACCCGAACCCGTTCCCAACGCGTAA
- a CDS encoding glycerate kinase, with protein MPPYRSELVVPGPVLIAPDKFKGSLTAPEVAEAVAAGLRRVRPDVQVRLAPVADGGDGTVQAALASGYVSVPVRVAGPVGEPVDTEIAIDGDTAVVELASASGLALLDPDELAPLAASSEGTGEAILAALDAGARNVVLGVGGSACTDGGAGMLTVLGARVLDAADNPLPPGGGPLSRVAAVDLSGLDPRLAETNFVLASDVDNPLLGERGAAHVYGPQKGADPEQVRFLDAALGRWARAVLAAGGRDVAEQPGAGAAGGVGYGALAVLGARMRPGIDVILELIDFDRQLDGARLVIIGEGAIDEQTLHGKGPAGVAARAVEAGVPVVAIAGHCQLTPERLREAGIEAAYALTDIESDPQRCIREAATLLVDLGERLAQDRL; from the coding sequence ATGCCGCCCTATCGATCGGAGTTGGTTGTGCCTGGTCCCGTTCTCATCGCGCCGGACAAGTTCAAGGGCTCGCTGACCGCGCCTGAAGTAGCCGAGGCGGTGGCCGCCGGTCTGCGCAGGGTCCGCCCCGACGTGCAGGTGCGGTTGGCGCCGGTGGCCGACGGCGGGGACGGTACCGTGCAAGCGGCGCTGGCCAGCGGCTACGTGTCGGTGCCGGTGCGGGTCGCGGGCCCGGTCGGCGAGCCGGTGGACACCGAGATCGCGATCGACGGCGACACCGCCGTGGTGGAGCTGGCATCGGCATCCGGGCTGGCGCTGCTCGACCCGGACGAGCTCGCCCCGCTGGCGGCCTCCAGCGAGGGGACCGGCGAGGCCATCCTGGCGGCGCTCGACGCGGGCGCGCGGAACGTGGTGCTGGGCGTCGGTGGCAGTGCGTGCACCGACGGCGGCGCCGGAATGCTCACCGTCCTGGGGGCGCGGGTTTTGGACGCTGCAGATAACCCGTTGCCCCCAGGCGGTGGACCACTTTCCCGAGTGGCCGCGGTGGACCTGTCCGGCCTGGATCCCCGGCTGGCCGAAACGAACTTCGTCCTCGCGTCCGATGTGGACAACCCGCTGCTCGGCGAGCGCGGTGCGGCGCACGTGTACGGGCCGCAGAAGGGTGCGGACCCGGAGCAGGTCCGCTTCCTGGATGCGGCGCTGGGGCGCTGGGCGCGCGCGGTGCTGGCCGCCGGCGGTCGCGATGTCGCCGAGCAGCCGGGCGCCGGGGCGGCCGGTGGCGTCGGCTACGGGGCGCTCGCGGTGCTGGGCGCGCGGATGCGGCCCGGCATCGACGTGATCCTGGAGCTGATCGACTTCGATCGCCAGCTGGACGGAGCCCGCCTGGTAATCATCGGCGAGGGCGCCATCGACGAGCAGACCCTGCACGGCAAGGGCCCGGCCGGAGTCGCCGCCCGCGCCGTCGAAGCGGGAGTCCCCGTGGTCGCCATCGCGGGCCACTGCCAGCTCACCCCGGAACGCCTGCGCGAAGCGGGCATCGAAGCGGCCTACGCCCTCACCGACATCGAATCCGACCCGCAGCGTTGCATCCGCGAAGCGGCCACCCTCCTGGTCGACCTCGGCGAACGCCTCGCCCAAGACCGCCTGTAG
- the pucL gene encoding factor-independent urate hydroxylase, which translates to MGIVMGPNQYGKAEVRIVSVNRDNARHTIKDLNVSSSLRGDLDAAHLTGDNGNVLPTDTQKNTVYAFAKEAPIGEIEDFALRLGRHFVGTADGITGARILIDEHSWERIPVGGTGHDHSFARAGDEKRTTAVTIDGDRAHIVSGLKDLMVLKSTGSEFWGYPKDKYTTLAETNDRILATAVTARWRYLHTDVDWGKSFGSIRSTMLEAFATTHSLALQQSLYEMGKSVLEKHPEVGEVRLSLPNKHHFLVDLEYCGLENDNEVFFAADRPYGLIEGVVTRDDVEEAPQAWYSLPQF; encoded by the coding sequence ATGGGCATCGTCATGGGCCCCAACCAGTACGGCAAGGCCGAGGTCCGCATCGTTTCGGTGAACCGGGACAACGCGCGGCACACCATCAAGGACCTCAACGTCAGCTCCTCGCTGCGCGGCGACCTCGATGCCGCCCACCTCACCGGCGACAACGGCAACGTGCTGCCGACCGACACGCAGAAGAACACGGTCTACGCCTTCGCGAAGGAAGCGCCGATCGGCGAGATCGAGGACTTCGCGCTGCGGCTTGGCCGGCACTTCGTCGGCACCGCGGACGGCATCACCGGCGCGCGCATCCTCATTGACGAGCACAGCTGGGAGCGGATCCCGGTCGGCGGCACCGGCCACGACCACTCCTTCGCCCGCGCAGGCGACGAGAAGCGCACCACCGCGGTCACCATCGACGGCGACCGGGCGCACATCGTGTCCGGGCTGAAGGACCTGATGGTGCTGAAGTCCACCGGTTCGGAATTCTGGGGCTATCCCAAGGACAAGTACACGACGCTGGCCGAGACCAACGACCGGATCCTGGCCACCGCGGTCACCGCCCGCTGGCGCTACCTGCACACCGACGTGGACTGGGGCAAGAGCTTCGGGTCGATCCGCTCGACGATGCTGGAGGCCTTCGCCACCACGCACAGCCTGGCGCTGCAGCAGAGCCTGTACGAGATGGGCAAGTCCGTGCTGGAGAAGCACCCGGAGGTGGGTGAGGTGCGGCTGTCGCTGCCGAACAAGCACCACTTCCTGGTCGACCTCGAGTACTGCGGGCTGGAGAACGACAACGAGGTGTTCTTCGCCGCGGACCGGCCGTACGGCCTGATCGAGGGCGTCGTCACCCGCGACGACGTCGAGGAAGCACCGCAGGCCTGGTACAGCCTGCCGCAGTTCTGA